In Candidatus Omnitrophota bacterium, the genomic window CAAGGCCTTTGCCTTAAGTGCCATGTGAAGCACGCTGCCATATACAAGATTGACAGTGAAAACCATGAAGAAAATCCGCATAATGCGAAAGGAATGATCTGTACTGACTGCCATAGCGCCCGGGATCTGCATGGCGACGGCATACAGTATGATTCGATGAAACAGCCCGGAGCGATAGCGGCTAAATGCGAGACCTGCCACAGCAATATAGAAAAGAGCGTATCTCACACAGTACACGGGGATAAATTGGATTGCACCGCCTGTCATGTCCGTCAGGTGGTGAGCTGCGCTAACTGCCATATGGGGACGCTGAAGAAGGAGCATAAAAAGGTTTATTTGCCTTTTAGCGGATGGACGTTCTTGCTTAATTACCGGGGTAAAGTCGCCAGCGCTAATATGCAGACTTTTGTGGCTGAGAATAAAAAAGGGTTTTTGATCTTTGCCCCGCAGTACAGCCATTCTCTGCGCGAAAAAGGCAGGCTATGTAACGAATGCCACGGGATCGAGGTATTAAAAAGGATGGATGCCGGGAAGCTTGAGCTTTTGAAGATAGATAACAAAGAGTTGGTACAGGCGGAAAAAGGGGTTATTCCGGTAGCCGAGGGAGTGAAATACGGATGCGCGTTGATGGACCGGGTCAATGATGCTTGGGTCCCGATTGAAGGTGAAGGTGCGCTTGAATCGCATTTTCCGGCTTTCGGCAGCCCGCTTTCCAGGGAACAGATGGAGGATCTGAAAGAAAAGAGGTGAGAATACTTATATGAAAAGAATATCCCGTGGGATTGGGGTTTTGTTTATTTTGATCGGAATAGCTTGGTTGGTCTGGTCGCAGGTTACAGGGCATCAGAAGACTGCTGTTTCCGGGGACGGGGTTCCTATATCGTATTCGGTGTATGGAAAAGGCGAGCCGGCGCTGGTTTTTGTGCATGGCTGGTGCGCTGACCGGTATACCTGGTATCACCAGGTGCCTTATTTTGATAAAAAGTACAAGGTTGTGGCGTTGGATCTGGCAGGGCACGGGTCTTCCGGCAGGCAAAGGCAGGTCTATACCCAGGAGGCTTTTGGCGAGGATGTTGCCGCGGTGGTTCGAGCTGTGGGGTGTCGCAAAGTTATTCTGATCGGCCATTCCATGTCCGGAACAGTGATATTGGAAGCGAATTTGCTTTTAAAGGGAAAGGTTGCCGGGCTTATCGCTATCGATACCCTGGAGAATTTCGAGCGTATTGCCACTCCTGAACAAATTCGGCAATACATCGATCCCATAAAAGAAGATTTTGTCAAAGGAACCAGCGCGTTTGTCCGGGAGATGTTCCCCCAGAACGCCGACCCCAAGCTGGTTGACAGGGTAGTCGCGAAGGTGTCGTCCGCTGTGCCGTCAATAGCGCTCAATGCCCTGGAATACTATTTTAAAACTCCGGTGATCCCGCTTTTGAGCGGAGTGGATGTTCCGTTATGGTGTTTGAATGCCGACTTCTGGCCGAGCGCTCCGGAGATAAACCGTAAATACTTGAAGTCTTATAATCTCAGAATAATTCCGGGACTGGGGCATTTTCTGATGCTTGAGGCTCCGGATGAATTCAACAGGCAACTGGAGGATATTATCCAACAGATCGAAAAATAAAAAGGAGGAAGAATGGAAGTAAAAGAGATCGGGGAAAAATTCAAATGCAATGTCTGCGGTAACGAAGTTACCGTCACTAAAGCGGGCGGCGGTGAACTTGTTTGTTGTGGGCAGCCGATGGAAAAAATAGATAAGTGAATAAAACCCGATTAATAGCCGCTTTGGTGATGTTGGTGCTGATCTGTTTTGCCCTTGTTTCTTGCGGTTTTAATTACCGTTATTTCTTATCCCGGGGCGAATATGTTAAAATAAAGGGTCTGTCTCTATTTTTGGCTGTCAGTTAAGGGGGGAATAAAATGAGAATTTTAGTTAGCCTGGTTTGTCTATTGTTTGTTTTTGTTTTAAAGGCGTTTGCGGCTTGCGATGAGTGCGAGATGCCAACTGCCGCAATGGTTAGTACGGAATGCGTAGCCGCTAAGTTGAACTGCATAGCGGCATGTAAGACAAAAGAAGCGGCGGAGATATCCGCCAAGGCCTCTGACAATATGGCTCAAGCTCAACAGAAAACGATAGAAGTGCTTAAAGAGACATTTATTGTCGCCCAGCAGACCGCGGAGCTGTTGGATAAGTTGATCCAGACGCTTAACGAGAACAACCCAAAGCCTGCGGCCCAGCAATAGCGGGATGAAGTAAAATTAAAATCAGCCCTCTGCGGCTTATATGGCGCAGAGGGTTTTTATTTGGATTTACCGGTCGGGGTGGTATAATTGAGCGCATGAAAGATAAACAGGTGGTTCATAGAGAAGGCGGGGTGCGGGAGATGATGGCTATCGCTTTGCCGATGGTTATTTCGCACGCCTGCGACACAGTGATGATCTTTACTGACCGGTTATTCATGGCCAGGCTGGATCCTGAACTGATGAACGCGGTCATGGGCGGAGGATTGGCTTCG contains:
- a CDS encoding alpha/beta hydrolase, whose amino-acid sequence is MIGIAWLVWSQVTGHQKTAVSGDGVPISYSVYGKGEPALVFVHGWCADRYTWYHQVPYFDKKYKVVALDLAGHGSSGRQRQVYTQEAFGEDVAAVVRAVGCRKVILIGHSMSGTVILEANLLLKGKVAGLIAIDTLENFERIATPEQIRQYIDPIKEDFVKGTSAFVREMFPQNADPKLVDRVVAKVSSAVPSIALNALEYYFKTPVIPLLSGVDVPLWCLNADFWPSAPEINRKYLKSYNLRIIPGLGHFLMLEAPDEFNRQLEDIIQQIEK
- a CDS encoding cytochrome c3 family protein, with protein sequence MRNRTGILLAAIMFIAMPALAGDMEPKPEDIFDSSLHKTAKGMEFWYSKENNGFEQVTGVPYGELPCSSCHVKSCDVCHAAEKGGKRVYSESAAKNQGLCLKCHVKHAAIYKIDSENHEENPHNAKGMICTDCHSARDLHGDGIQYDSMKQPGAIAAKCETCHSNIEKSVSHTVHGDKLDCTACHVRQVVSCANCHMGTLKKEHKKVYLPFSGWTFLLNYRGKVASANMQTFVAENKKGFLIFAPQYSHSLREKGRLCNECHGIEVLKRMDAGKLELLKIDNKELVQAEKGVIPVAEGVKYGCALMDRVNDAWVPIEGEGALESHFPAFGSPLSREQMEDLKEKR
- a CDS encoding desulfoferrodoxin FeS4 iron-binding domain-containing protein codes for the protein MEVKEIGEKFKCNVCGNEVTVTKAGGGELVCCGQPMEKIDK